The Vescimonas coprocola genome includes a window with the following:
- a CDS encoding tyrosine-type recombinase/integrase: MPKRRANGEGNIRKRKDGRWEGRYTVGHDPETGKAIIKNVLGKTQAEVKEKLKKAIEENVGIDYGRAKTYTVGNWLEVWYENYAKIKMRPSTYLTYHGYIENHIKPQIGSIPLADLTSLDLQQFYKHLLDGGRVDRIEAKKKPKGLAPKTVRNIHQMIGSAYNLAIEQKLVSKNPTQGCALPKVEHKEMKTLTADQLSAFFQEARDSGVYELYYLDLATGLRRGELLGLKWTDVDLDRGILKIQRAISRQNGKVVEAPLKTKNAYRTLPLSADAIDVLKAQKNKVGSSEWVFPSPTGGPMSPDSVLHMLQRVLNRAGLPRIRFHDLRHTFATMALQNGVDVKTVSSMLGHYSAGFTLDTYAHVTTDAQLKAAQTMGSILSRAV, from the coding sequence ATGCCAAAAAGACGAGCAAACGGGGAAGGGAACATCCGAAAGCGCAAGGATGGACGCTGGGAAGGCCGGTACACTGTCGGCCACGATCCAGAAACTGGCAAGGCCATCATCAAAAATGTCCTCGGCAAGACACAAGCAGAAGTGAAAGAGAAACTGAAAAAGGCTATCGAGGAAAACGTCGGCATCGACTATGGGCGAGCCAAAACCTACACGGTAGGTAATTGGTTAGAAGTGTGGTACGAGAACTATGCCAAAATCAAGATGCGCCCATCCACCTACCTGACCTACCATGGCTACATCGAAAACCACATCAAGCCGCAGATCGGCAGCATTCCGCTGGCAGACCTGACATCTCTGGACTTACAGCAGTTCTATAAGCACCTGCTGGATGGTGGCCGGGTTGACCGTATCGAGGCCAAGAAAAAGCCGAAAGGGTTAGCACCGAAAACCGTGCGGAACATCCATCAGATGATCGGTTCGGCGTACAACCTTGCCATCGAGCAGAAGTTGGTGAGCAAAAATCCAACGCAAGGCTGCGCCTTGCCGAAGGTGGAGCACAAGGAGATGAAAACGCTGACCGCCGACCAACTCAGCGCCTTCTTCCAGGAGGCCAGGGACAGCGGCGTGTACGAACTCTACTACCTCGACCTCGCCACCGGACTTCGGCGGGGTGAACTGCTGGGACTGAAATGGACGGACGTCGACCTCGACCGTGGCATACTGAAAATCCAACGGGCCATTTCCCGGCAAAACGGCAAAGTAGTCGAGGCACCGTTGAAAACGAAAAACGCCTACCGCACGCTGCCGCTGTCGGCAGACGCGATAGACGTTCTAAAGGCACAGAAAAACAAGGTGGGAAGCAGCGAATGGGTATTTCCATCGCCCACCGGAGGCCCTATGTCCCCGGACAGCGTCCTGCATATGCTGCAAAGAGTGCTGAACCGGGCGGGATTGCCACGGATACGCTTTCATGACCTACGCCACACCTTCGCGACGATGGCCCTGCAAAACGGCGTGGACGTGAAAACGGTCAGCAGTATGCTCGGACACTACTCCGCGGGCTTCACGCTGGACACCTATGCCCATGTCACCACCGACGCACAGCTCAAAGCGGCGCAAACGATGGGGAGCATCCTCTCCCGTGCGGTATAG
- a CDS encoding adenylyl-sulfate kinase has product MRVIDLENINYAMRSETQFVLRCEEVFHDKISAAATTILSNKGEKPLVALTGPSGSGKTTTAMRLQEYLQNLGVHVCLLSMDNFFLPLDQRPPEATDWESPYCVNVEQLVSCISQLADGKEADIPWYDFKEGKTGGYRKMQGDKDGIIIAEGIHMLNPLIFEKIRGIANGIYVAPRTRIITYDDKIVRPEQLRVARRLIRDYNTRGHSLRETVERAASVNRGEENYIKPYKSNAAIQIDSFHDYEPCILAKYLLEIPQFRQELTDEFMAENDLTDLMKVVREVPPLHTPYVPLNSIVREFVGGSCYEY; this is encoded by the coding sequence ATGAGAGTCATTGATCTGGAGAACATCAACTATGCCATGCGGAGCGAGACGCAATTCGTGCTGCGGTGTGAGGAGGTGTTCCACGATAAGATCAGTGCGGCGGCGACCACCATTCTCTCCAACAAGGGCGAAAAGCCGCTGGTGGCGCTGACGGGTCCCTCCGGCAGCGGCAAAACCACCACTGCCATGCGTTTGCAGGAGTATTTGCAGAATCTGGGAGTCCATGTGTGCCTGCTGAGCATGGATAACTTCTTCCTGCCGCTGGATCAGCGCCCTCCGGAGGCCACCGACTGGGAATCCCCCTACTGCGTCAACGTGGAGCAGCTGGTGTCCTGCATCTCCCAGCTGGCCGACGGCAAGGAGGCGGATATCCCCTGGTACGACTTTAAGGAGGGCAAGACCGGCGGATATCGCAAGATGCAGGGCGACAAGGACGGCATCATCATTGCAGAGGGCATCCATATGCTCAACCCGCTGATCTTCGAGAAGATCCGGGGCATTGCCAACGGCATCTATGTGGCGCCCCGTACCCGTATCATCACCTATGACGACAAGATCGTCCGGCCGGAGCAGCTGCGGGTGGCCCGCCGGCTCATCCGGGACTACAACACCAGAGGCCACTCTCTGCGGGAGACGGTGGAGCGGGCGGCCAGCGTCAACCGGGGCGAGGAGAACTACATCAAGCCCTATAAGTCCAACGCCGCCATCCAGATCGACAGCTTCCACGACTATGAGCCGTGTATTCTGGCCAAGTATCTGCTGGAGATCCCCCAGTTCCGGCAGGAGCTGACGGACGAATTCATGGCGGAGAACGATCTGACGGATCTGATGAAGGTGGTGCGGGAGGTGCCGCCCCTGCACACGCCGTATGTGCCGCTGAACTCCATCGTGCGGGAGTTTGTGGGCGGCAGCTGCTACGAGTATTAA
- a CDS encoding cytidylate kinase-like family protein, whose translation MHKIITISREFGSGGRELGKRLAEELGIPCYDHQIIEMIAKENGFDERYVANVSEKSIEAAYPMTIGHRFAMPSMEIMEQPIRVAAAQRQIIENFAKQGDCVIIGRCADVILKDYHPLNLFIYADMEAKVERCIRRAPEGEHLTRNEIERMIKQVDKNRAQYRQMYSDTKWGAKESYHLCVNTTERYMKEIVPGLAAYVRCWFNEE comes from the coding sequence ATGCACAAGATCATTACCATCAGCCGTGAGTTTGGTTCCGGCGGCCGTGAGCTGGGCAAGCGCCTGGCGGAGGAGTTGGGCATCCCCTGCTACGACCACCAGATCATCGAGATGATCGCCAAGGAGAACGGCTTTGACGAGCGGTATGTGGCCAATGTGTCCGAGAAGAGCATCGAGGCCGCCTATCCCATGACCATCGGCCATCGGTTCGCCATGCCCTCCATGGAGATCATGGAGCAGCCCATTCGGGTGGCGGCGGCCCAGCGCCAGATCATCGAGAACTTCGCCAAGCAGGGGGACTGCGTCATCATCGGCCGCTGCGCCGACGTGATCCTGAAGGACTATCACCCCCTGAACCTGTTCATCTACGCCGACATGGAGGCCAAGGTGGAGCGCTGCATCCGCCGGGCTCCGGAGGGGGAGCATCTGACCCGCAACGAGATCGAGCGGATGATCAAGCAGGTGGATAAGAACCGTGCCCAGTACCGCCAGATGTACAGCGATACCAAGTGGGGCGCCAAGGAGTCCTATCACCTGTGCGTCAACACCACGGAGAGGTACATGAAGGAGATCGTTCCGGGGCTGGCCGCCTATGTGCGGTGCTGGTTCAACGAGGAATAA
- a CDS encoding SDR family NAD(P)-dependent oxidoreductase, producing the protein MKRIAVITGASSGMGRRFAETVDTFGRFDEIWVIARHEAALEGLREQVPFPVRPLALDLTDCSSFATYAKVLTEEPVEVGLLVNASGFGKFRAVVDTPLEVNLNMVDLNCQAVMALCQLTIPYMPEGGQIINIASVAAFQPIPYIDVYGASKAFVLSFSRALNRELRGRGIRVMALCPFWTRTAFFARATVNGGESVVKKYVAMYEPEQLVQRAWRDAKRGKDVSQFGFVARFQTGLTKLLPHSLVMDVWMHQQKLK; encoded by the coding sequence ATGAAGCGCATTGCAGTTATCACCGGGGCCTCCAGCGGTATGGGACGCCGGTTCGCTGAGACCGTGGACACCTTCGGTCGCTTTGATGAGATATGGGTCATCGCCCGCCATGAGGCGGCGCTGGAGGGGCTGCGGGAGCAGGTGCCGTTTCCCGTGCGGCCTTTGGCGCTGGATCTGACGGACTGCAGCAGCTTTGCGACGTATGCCAAGGTGCTGACGGAGGAGCCGGTGGAGGTGGGCCTGCTGGTGAACGCCAGCGGCTTCGGAAAGTTCCGGGCGGTGGTGGATACGCCGCTGGAGGTGAACCTGAACATGGTGGACCTGAACTGTCAGGCGGTGATGGCCCTGTGTCAGCTGACGATCCCCTATATGCCGGAGGGCGGGCAGATCATCAACATCGCCTCGGTGGCGGCCTTCCAGCCCATTCCGTATATCGACGTGTACGGGGCCAGCAAGGCCTTTGTGCTGAGCTTCAGCCGGGCATTGAACCGGGAGCTGCGGGGCCGGGGCATCCGGGTCATGGCCCTTTGCCCCTTCTGGACCCGGACGGCCTTCTTTGCCCGTGCCACCGTCAACGGCGGTGAATCGGTGGTGAAGAAGTATGTGGCCATGTATGAGCCGGAGCAGCTGGTGCAGCGGGCATGGCGGGATGCCAAGCGGGGGAAGGATGTGAGCCAGTTCGGCTTTGTGGCCCGGTTCCAGACGGGACTGACGAAGCTCCTGCCCCACAGTCTGGTGATGGATGTATGGATGCATCAGCAGAAGTTGAAGTGA
- a CDS encoding SulP family inorganic anion transporter, producing MRYLFPTGKGYQRKWLGQDVLSGVVIAAVSIPISMGYAQIAGLPAVYGLYGSLLPVILFALLSTSPQFIFGVDAAPAAMIGGVLGGMGIAMGSAEAERVVPVLTFYVGVWLLLFALLRAGRVLRFVSTSVMGGFISGICCTIILMQLPKLMGGTAGTGELPELVRHLAGVQVHPLSLGLGAAALVILLAAKRLRPKFPMAIVVMGLGALATVLFDLPGHGVACLGAVEPGLPALHLPDWSAVSLTEGLGNSLPVAVVIMAETLLAESSFAMRDGYEIRDSQELLAFAAANLGAGMVGCCPVNGSVSRSSMNVQYRGKTQAVSLVAAAGMAAVLLWGSGLIRLLPVPVLTAIVISALLGAVEFDMAHRLLRADRKELAIFLAAFLGVLVLGTIYGVVIGVLLSFVDVIRRASQPSRELLGVISGQPGFYPLGRMSQAHPLEGVALYRFSGGLFFANIDRFQKDVENCVKPGIRAVIVDASGIVSVDLTSAERLVLLYRRLKEQGVRLYLTEHIGQVNDELRRFGAGELIEEGAVRRTLYAALEDCGAAEGEVKQWIPEEMRHAVPELLRQTQELEWAYGEEAQSKLDAMTGQVLQTLEETKPEQREQELEFLLERGRWQGVIDRDAILQHLEEHLAELSRLLERSEDAVLLELEQERERVTEALRRQHPEIASYLAAHREELEQRFQRKYPEAARHIHELRQRLHQLPEDETKEQR from the coding sequence ATGAGGTATCTGTTTCCCACGGGGAAGGGCTATCAGCGGAAGTGGCTGGGGCAGGACGTGCTGTCCGGCGTGGTCATTGCCGCCGTGTCCATCCCCATTTCCATGGGCTATGCCCAGATCGCCGGGCTTCCGGCGGTATATGGTTTGTACGGATCACTGCTGCCGGTGATCCTGTTTGCGCTGCTGTCTACGTCGCCGCAGTTCATCTTCGGCGTGGATGCCGCCCCGGCGGCCATGATCGGCGGTGTGCTGGGAGGTATGGGCATCGCCATGGGCTCCGCCGAGGCGGAGCGGGTGGTGCCGGTTCTGACCTTCTACGTGGGGGTATGGCTGCTGCTGTTTGCCCTGCTGCGGGCGGGGCGGGTGCTGCGGTTCGTGTCCACCTCTGTGATGGGGGGATTTATCAGCGGTATCTGCTGCACCATCATTCTGATGCAGCTGCCCAAGCTCATGGGCGGCACCGCCGGTACCGGAGAGCTGCCGGAGCTGGTGCGGCATCTGGCCGGGGTGCAGGTCCATCCCCTGTCTCTGGGGCTGGGGGCGGCGGCGCTGGTGATCCTGCTGGCGGCCAAGCGGCTGAGACCCAAATTCCCCATGGCCATCGTGGTGATGGGACTGGGGGCGCTGGCCACGGTGCTGTTTGACCTGCCGGGGCATGGCGTAGCGTGTCTGGGCGCAGTGGAGCCGGGACTTCCGGCGCTGCATCTGCCGGACTGGAGCGCTGTCAGCCTGACGGAGGGGCTGGGCAACAGCCTGCCGGTGGCGGTGGTCATCATGGCGGAGACGCTGCTGGCCGAGAGCAGCTTCGCCATGCGGGACGGCTATGAGATTCGGGACAGTCAGGAGCTGCTGGCCTTTGCGGCGGCCAATCTGGGAGCCGGCATGGTGGGCTGCTGCCCGGTAAACGGCAGCGTGTCCCGCTCCTCCATGAATGTGCAGTACCGGGGCAAGACCCAAGCGGTGTCGCTGGTGGCGGCAGCGGGGATGGCGGCGGTGCTGCTGTGGGGCAGCGGGCTGATCCGGCTGCTGCCGGTGCCGGTGCTGACGGCCATCGTTATTTCGGCCCTGCTGGGGGCGGTGGAGTTCGACATGGCCCACCGGCTGCTGCGGGCGGATCGGAAGGAGCTGGCCATTTTTCTGGCGGCCTTTCTGGGCGTGCTGGTGCTGGGGACCATCTATGGTGTGGTCATCGGCGTGCTGCTGTCCTTCGTGGATGTGATCCGGCGGGCCTCCCAGCCCAGCCGGGAGCTGCTGGGGGTCATCTCCGGGCAGCCGGGCTTCTACCCGCTGGGGCGCATGAGTCAGGCGCATCCGCTGGAGGGAGTGGCCCTGTACCGGTTCAGCGGCGGACTGTTCTTTGCCAACATCGACCGGTTCCAGAAGGATGTGGAGAACTGCGTGAAGCCCGGTATCCGGGCGGTGATCGTGGATGCCAGCGGCATCGTCAGCGTGGATCTGACCTCGGCGGAACGGCTGGTGCTGCTGTACCGGCGGCTGAAGGAGCAGGGGGTGCGGCTGTACCTGACGGAGCATATCGGACAGGTCAACGACGAGCTGCGGCGCTTCGGGGCCGGGGAACTCATCGAGGAGGGCGCTGTGCGCCGGACCTTGTATGCGGCGCTGGAGGACTGCGGCGCCGCAGAGGGCGAGGTGAAGCAGTGGATCCCGGAGGAGATGCGCCATGCGGTGCCGGAGCTGCTGCGGCAGACGCAGGAGCTGGAGTGGGCCTACGGCGAGGAAGCCCAGAGCAAGCTGGATGCCATGACGGGACAGGTTTTGCAGACGCTGGAGGAGACGAAGCCGGAGCAGCGGGAGCAGGAGCTGGAGTTCCTGCTGGAGCGGGGCCGGTGGCAGGGCGTGATCGACCGGGACGCTATTTTACAGCATCTGGAGGAGCATCTGGCAGAGCTTTCCCGGCTGCTGGAGCGGTCGGAGGATGCGGTGCTGCTGGAGCTGGAGCAGGAGCGGGAACGGGTGACGGAGGCGCTGCGGCGTCAACACCCGGAGATCGCTTCGTATCTGGCGGCTCATCGAGAGGAGCTGGAGCAGCGGTTCCAGCGGAAGTATCCAGAGGCGGCCCGGCACATCCACGAGCTGCGCCAGCGGCTGCATCAGCTGCCGGAGGATGAAACGAAGGAGCAGAGGTGA
- a CDS encoding thiamine diphosphokinase: MACYIFGAGDFDGLEERPGAEDYVIAADGGYTACRRAGVEPQLLLGDFDSLAEVPALPHVERVPVEKDDTDMMLAVKRGLERGETLFHLYGGMGGQRTDHTVANFQALLYLADHGAEGWLHGRGERWTAIRDGSIVFPARPEGILSVFCVGPDAEGVTIRGAQYPLEGATLTASVPLGVSNHFIGQDIMVEVTHGSLLLGLHD, encoded by the coding sequence ATGGCGTGCTATATTTTCGGCGCAGGAGATTTTGACGGGCTGGAGGAACGGCCCGGTGCGGAGGACTATGTGATCGCCGCCGATGGCGGATACACCGCCTGCCGGAGGGCGGGGGTGGAGCCGCAGCTGCTGCTGGGGGATTTCGATTCGCTGGCGGAGGTACCGGCGCTGCCCCATGTGGAGCGGGTGCCGGTGGAGAAGGATGACACGGACATGATGCTGGCCGTCAAGCGGGGGCTGGAGCGGGGCGAGACGCTGTTCCATCTCTATGGCGGCATGGGAGGACAGCGGACGGATCACACCGTGGCCAATTTTCAGGCGCTTTTGTATCTGGCGGATCACGGGGCCGAAGGCTGGCTCCACGGACGGGGCGAGCGATGGACCGCCATCCGGGACGGCAGCATCGTGTTTCCGGCCCGTCCGGAGGGCATTTTGTCGGTTTTCTGCGTGGGGCCGGACGCTGAGGGCGTCACCATCCGGGGGGCGCAGTACCCGCTGGAGGGGGCGACCTTGACGGCCTCGGTGCCGCTGGGTGTAAGCAATCACTTTATTGGGCAAGATATTATGGTAGAGGTGACACACGGCAGTTTGCTGCTGGGGTTACATGATTAA
- a CDS encoding DUF4430 domain-containing protein has protein sequence MKKMVTGVLALVMVLVMVGCGQKDNGVVNGVAKDGATIGEGAKSFTMEVVDKDGGKVTFTVKTDADTVGKALLDQGVIAGEDSSYGLYVKTVNGITLDYDTDGMYWAFYINGEYAQTGVDATGVEDGAVYAFRAEK, from the coding sequence ATGAAAAAGATGGTGACCGGCGTGCTGGCACTGGTAATGGTGCTGGTGATGGTGGGCTGCGGCCAGAAGGACAATGGCGTGGTAAACGGCGTGGCCAAGGACGGCGCCACCATCGGTGAGGGTGCCAAGTCCTTCACCATGGAGGTGGTGGATAAGGACGGCGGTAAGGTGACGTTCACCGTCAAGACCGACGCCGACACCGTGGGCAAGGCCCTGCTGGATCAGGGTGTCATCGCCGGAGAGGACAGCAGCTATGGGCTGTACGTCAAGACCGTCAACGGCATCACGCTGGACTATGACACCGACGGGATGTACTGGGCCTTCTATATCAACGGCGAGTACGCCCAGACCGGCGTGGACGCCACCGGTGTAGAGGATGGCGCAGTATACGCCTTCCGGGCCGAGAAATAA
- a CDS encoding GNAT family N-acetyltransferase produces MFAFLGGYIDRCAHAAGARQVATFNSATRLYPIYVTTYHGQEVALCQAPVGAAAAAQLLDWLISYGVREIISAGSCGVLTPFDEGTFLVPCKALRDEGASYHYAPPSRYIEISEPARRAIEQTILAHHMRYQEVVTWTASSVRRRRRSPTAKARAAPWRRWSALPLRPVPPSAAPLGGCFFIQRTALLTSSATTSGTGAAAPMNTPSPCVSTPFWPSDPKFSPSADAKEALMNHTVHIRSVKPGDAPQLAHIQTESWKAAFREIIPAGILSEYTDPEPVTRMYEHLLTHGSAHGYILELDGAPHGIAWWDAAREPDMAGTAELICIHSLSAHWHQGYGKLLLEKVLRDVKSAGYPSILLWVFDANLPAIRFYQSLGFTASGRKRPSFGSVEEMYTKAL; encoded by the coding sequence GTGTTCGCCTTTCTCGGCGGCTACATCGACCGCTGCGCCCACGCTGCGGGAGCCAGACAGGTCGCCACCTTCAACAGCGCCACCAGGCTCTACCCCATCTATGTCACCACCTACCACGGGCAGGAGGTCGCCCTCTGTCAGGCCCCGGTGGGGGCCGCCGCAGCGGCCCAGCTGCTGGACTGGCTCATCAGCTACGGGGTCCGTGAGATCATCTCCGCCGGCAGCTGCGGCGTGCTGACGCCCTTTGACGAGGGTACCTTCCTTGTCCCCTGCAAGGCGCTGCGGGACGAGGGGGCCTCCTACCACTACGCCCCGCCCTCCCGCTATATAGAGATCAGCGAACCCGCCCGGCGGGCCATCGAGCAAACCATCCTCGCCCACCATATGCGCTATCAGGAGGTCGTCACATGGACGGCTTCTTCCGTGAGACGAAGGAGAAGGTCGCCTACCGCAAAAGCGAGGGCTGCTCCGTGGCGGAGATGGAGTGCTCTGCCCTTGCGGCCTGTGCCGCCTTCCGCAGCGCCACTTGGGGGATGCTTCTTTATACAGCGGACAGCCTTGCTGACGTCCAGCGCTACGACCAGCGGCACTGGGGCGGCAGCGCCTATGAATACGCCCTCACCCTGTGTCTCGACGCCGTTCTGGCCCTCTGACCCGAAATTTTCCCCCTCAGCAGATGCAAAGGAGGCCCTCATGAACCACACTGTGCACATCCGAAGCGTAAAGCCCGGAGATGCCCCGCAGCTTGCCCACATCCAGACCGAAAGCTGGAAAGCCGCCTTTCGGGAGATCATCCCCGCCGGCATCCTCTCCGAATATACGGACCCGGAGCCTGTGACCCGAATGTATGAGCATCTGCTGACCCATGGCAGCGCCCATGGATACATTCTGGAGTTGGACGGTGCGCCCCACGGTATCGCATGGTGGGACGCCGCCAGAGAGCCCGACATGGCCGGGACCGCCGAGCTGATCTGCATCCATTCCCTGTCGGCACACTGGCATCAGGGCTATGGCAAGCTGCTGCTGGAGAAGGTCCTGCGGGACGTGAAAAGCGCCGGATACCCCTCCATCCTGCTTTGGGTATTCGATGCCAATCTGCCTGCCATCCGGTTCTATCAATCCCTCGGCTTCACCGCCAGCGGCAGAAAGCGTCCCTCCTTCGGTTCCGTGGAGGAGATGTATACCAAGGCCCTCTGA
- a CDS encoding helix-turn-helix domain-containing protein: MGKERNVPWEEILRRRKEGETARALAEEFGVSVESVYKRGQRERLEQRGSLQQAARNLCRSAGSMVAQMEDMDAKELKELTALLRELVTLEERTDKGPETVKVVLAKEAEEWSR, from the coding sequence ATGGGGAAGGAAAGAAATGTGCCGTGGGAGGAGATCCTGCGGCGGAGAAAAGAGGGGGAGACGGCCCGTGCGCTGGCGGAGGAGTTCGGCGTGTCCGTGGAGAGTGTCTATAAGCGAGGGCAGCGGGAGCGGCTGGAGCAGAGGGGCAGCTTGCAGCAGGCGGCCCGGAACCTGTGCCGCAGTGCAGGGAGCATGGTGGCGCAGATGGAGGATATGGACGCCAAGGAACTCAAGGAGCTGACGGCGCTGCTGCGGGAGCTGGTGACGCTGGAGGAACGGACGGACAAGGGGCCGGAGACGGTGAAGGTGGTGCTGGCGAAGGAAGCGGAGGAGTGGAGCAGATGA
- a CDS encoding phage terminase large subunit: MSVQVVKLERPNPRQEEFLKCEKKYVAFGGARGGGKSWAVRTKAVLMALKYPGIRILLVRRTMPELESNHLRFLRRQLAGVAEYKAVSRQLVFPGGSVLELGYCACDGDMDRYQGAEFDVICIDEATQLKEEWLRQFAACLRGVNEFPKRMYYTCNPGGPGHGYIKRLFIDRRYRAGERAEEYAFIPAKVTDNQALLRAQPDYLRQLEALPLRLRQAWLEGKWDVFQGQFFQEFVDDPAHYRDRRFTHVIEPFDIPREWSIWRSYDFGYAKPFSCGWWAVDHDGCVYRILELYGCTGEPDEGVKWTPEKQFAEIRRIEDTHPWLKGRDILGVADPAIWDSSRGESIYETALKHRIFFMKGDNRRIPGWMQMHYRMAFDEEGYPQLYVFTGCRAFRRTVPGLLFSETEPEDLDTRMEDHVADESRYLCMARPIPPRRVETALPVQDDPLNMLARR; the protein is encoded by the coding sequence ATGAGCGTGCAGGTGGTGAAGCTGGAGCGGCCCAACCCCCGGCAGGAGGAGTTTTTGAAGTGTGAAAAGAAGTATGTGGCCTTCGGCGGGGCCAGAGGTGGCGGGAAGAGCTGGGCAGTGCGGACCAAGGCAGTGCTGATGGCCCTGAAGTACCCCGGCATCCGCATTTTGCTGGTACGGCGGACCATGCCGGAGCTGGAGAGCAATCACCTGCGGTTTTTACGCAGGCAGTTGGCGGGGGTGGCGGAATACAAGGCGGTCTCCCGGCAGCTGGTGTTCCCCGGCGGCAGCGTGCTGGAGCTGGGGTACTGCGCCTGTGACGGGGATATGGATCGGTATCAGGGGGCAGAGTTCGACGTGATCTGTATCGATGAGGCCACCCAGCTGAAGGAGGAGTGGCTGCGGCAGTTTGCGGCGTGTCTGCGAGGGGTGAATGAGTTCCCCAAGAGGATGTACTATACCTGCAACCCCGGCGGGCCGGGGCATGGGTACATCAAGCGGCTGTTCATCGACCGGCGATACCGGGCGGGAGAGCGGGCGGAGGAATACGCCTTCATCCCCGCCAAGGTCACGGACAATCAGGCGCTGCTGCGGGCGCAGCCGGACTATCTGCGGCAGCTGGAGGCCCTGCCCCTGCGGCTGCGGCAGGCGTGGCTGGAGGGCAAGTGGGACGTGTTTCAGGGGCAGTTCTTTCAGGAGTTTGTGGACGACCCGGCCCACTATCGGGACAGGCGGTTCACCCACGTCATCGAGCCCTTCGACATCCCCAGAGAGTGGAGCATCTGGCGCAGCTACGACTTCGGCTATGCCAAGCCCTTTTCCTGCGGCTGGTGGGCGGTGGATCACGACGGGTGCGTGTATCGGATCCTGGAACTGTATGGCTGCACCGGGGAGCCGGATGAGGGGGTAAAGTGGACGCCGGAGAAGCAGTTTGCAGAGATCCGGCGTATCGAGGACACCCACCCGTGGCTGAAGGGACGGGATATTTTAGGGGTGGCGGACCCGGCCATTTGGGACAGCAGCCGGGGAGAGAGCATCTATGAGACGGCGCTGAAGCACCGCATCTTCTTTATGAAGGGGGACAATCGGCGGATACCGGGATGGATGCAGATGCACTATCGGATGGCCTTCGACGAGGAGGGGTATCCGCAGCTGTATGTGTTCACCGGGTGCCGGGCTTTTCGCAGGACCGTGCCGGGGCTGCTGTTCTCCGAGACGGAGCCGGAGGATCTGGACACCCGGATGGAGGATCATGTGGCCGATGAGAGCCGGTATCTGTGCATGGCCCGGCCTATCCCGCCCCGGCGGGTGGAGACGGCACTGCCGGTGCAGGACGATCCACTGAATATGCTGGCGAGGCGGTAA